A DNA window from uncultured Methanoregula sp. contains the following coding sequences:
- a CDS encoding chloride channel protein has translation MAISFPSGITPTKRVLVIAIVVGIIAGIGALLFFEGLKIGTAFFMGYLLHWAYPQEGQSIAEISQWSEPNSLALLLPILIFGSLLTGILITRFAPEAEGHGTDAAIRAFHGDGTIRRRVPLLKAVTAILTISTGGSAGREGPSAQISAGFGSMVADMLGLSPRERRIALTTGIGAGIGTIFKAPLGGAVLAAEVLYTRDFEADAIVPAFLASVIGYAIFGFFEGYTPIFALGPLVWNVWQIPMFLLLGILCAAFGLLYIFTFYWSRDQFAAAFRRYNLPMYLKPVSGAVLLGIIVIALSLISKDGEMLGLASLGSSYGFDQLMIYSMVPLAVLILLPFLKILATSLTLGSGGSGGVFAPGLTIGAAIGGALGVTLHLLAPAYIPMETIPVFVIVGMISLFGSVANAPIAVLIMVVEMVGSITILVPAMAAVGISTLMKGEKTIFRAQVPTKAQSNAHRGEYERETLERILVRDAMTPHEALVTLSSSDASIKIPDLIAATGHTGFPVVDDGRLVGIITNRDARTPHVAGGLHPNVRDAMTPAPLVIHPDDSLETALEIMVSHDFNHLPVVEKESPDRLIGFLTRTDILRTYARTRQPV, from the coding sequence ATGGCAATTTCTTTTCCTTCCGGCATCACGCCGACAAAACGGGTTCTCGTTATCGCAATAGTCGTGGGTATCATCGCCGGGATCGGTGCTCTTCTCTTTTTCGAGGGGCTGAAGATCGGAACTGCCTTTTTTATGGGGTATCTCCTGCACTGGGCATATCCGCAGGAAGGACAGAGTATCGCAGAGATCAGCCAGTGGTCGGAGCCGAATTCTCTGGCGCTCCTGCTTCCGATCCTCATATTCGGGAGTCTTCTGACCGGGATCCTGATCACCCGGTTTGCTCCCGAGGCTGAAGGCCACGGCACCGATGCAGCGATCCGGGCTTTCCATGGCGATGGCACAATCCGGAGAAGGGTTCCGCTCCTCAAGGCAGTTACTGCGATTCTCACGATCTCAACCGGGGGAAGCGCCGGAAGGGAAGGGCCGTCTGCCCAGATCTCCGCAGGTTTCGGGTCAATGGTTGCAGATATGCTGGGCCTTTCCCCCCGGGAGCGGAGGATTGCCCTGACAACGGGAATCGGAGCCGGCATAGGAACGATATTCAAGGCGCCTCTCGGTGGTGCGGTCCTTGCAGCGGAAGTTCTCTATACAAGGGACTTCGAAGCCGATGCCATTGTTCCGGCATTCCTTGCATCGGTGATCGGGTATGCGATTTTTGGTTTCTTCGAGGGCTACACCCCGATCTTCGCACTCGGTCCGCTTGTCTGGAATGTCTGGCAGATCCCCATGTTCCTCCTGCTCGGGATCCTGTGTGCTGCGTTCGGGCTCCTCTATATTTTTACCTTTTACTGGAGCCGCGACCAGTTCGCAGCAGCATTCAGGCGATACAATCTCCCGATGTACTTGAAACCGGTATCCGGGGCAGTTCTTCTCGGGATCATTGTCATCGCACTTTCCCTTATATCCAAAGACGGGGAGATGCTTGGCCTCGCGAGCCTCGGGTCGAGTTACGGTTTTGACCAGCTCATGATCTATTCGATGGTACCGCTTGCCGTGCTCATCCTCCTGCCGTTTCTCAAGATTCTTGCAACCTCCTTAACCCTCGGCTCCGGGGGAAGCGGGGGTGTCTTTGCCCCGGGACTCACGATCGGGGCGGCAATCGGCGGGGCACTCGGCGTGACCCTGCACCTGCTGGCTCCTGCATATATTCCGATGGAAACGATCCCGGTTTTTGTGATTGTCGGTATGATCTCGCTCTTTGGATCGGTGGCAAATGCCCCCATCGCGGTATTGATCATGGTTGTCGAGATGGTCGGAAGTATTACAATCCTGGTACCGGCAATGGCAGCCGTTGGTATCTCGACCCTCATGAAAGGGGAGAAGACGATCTTCCGGGCACAGGTTCCGACAAAAGCGCAATCCAATGCCCATCGCGGGGAATATGAAAGGGAAACGCTCGAACGGATCCTGGTCCGGGATGCAATGACACCTCATGAGGCGCTCGTGACGCTTTCATCGTCGGATGCATCGATCAAAATCCCGGATCTTATTGCTGCCACCGGTCACACAGGTTTTCCCGTAGTCGATGATGGCCGCCTGGTGGGGATTATCACGAACCGGGATGCACGTACCCCCCATGTTGCCGGGGGATTGCACCCGAATGTACGGGATGCCATGACACCAGCACCGCTCGTCATTCACCCGGATGACTCCCTTGAAACGGCCCTTGAGATCATGGTCAGCCACGACTTCAACCATCTCCCTGTTGTGGAAAAAGAGTCGCCGGACCGGCTGATCGGGTTCCTGACGAGAACGGATATTCTCAGAACTTATGCCCGGACCAGACAACCGGTTTAA
- a CDS encoding cation:proton antiporter: MDNLFTSPEFQMSLLLFVALGGYLIASRINQSAVIGLILVGLLVGPSALGLITYTDFVRGLAHLGAVILLFVIGLEFNVREILSLRNGMIAAVGVIIPWIGGYWISIVFGFSTASAIFIGTALTATSIAITANVLREMGKLQTDAAKAIIGAAVIDDVLSLLALAISTDVVSGTVTAGGIAIVAIKAVAFIVIGGAFGIFVVSKYVSRLDATGFCKKFPEFIFIFAMMVAFLYAMCAEAVGLSAIVGAFIAGVSFESVQLVHSKNFKEGAEYLQIIFASIFFVSLGILADIKAVTPEIALFLIVLTVVAIVTKVIGCGIPARLMGLCRKDALIVGFGMAPRGEVAMIVALIGLEAGIINQGVYVVLVLMSLLTTIITPIVYRNWLFRSGDCRYDAKGMCIDEGK; the protein is encoded by the coding sequence ATGGATAACCTCTTCACCTCCCCTGAATTCCAGATGAGCCTGCTCCTGTTCGTTGCGCTCGGGGGATACCTCATAGCTTCACGTATCAACCAGTCGGCAGTCATCGGGCTCATTCTCGTGGGTCTCCTGGTCGGCCCGAGTGCCCTGGGTCTCATCACGTACACGGATTTTGTCCGGGGCCTTGCCCATCTGGGCGCCGTGATCCTGCTCTTTGTCATCGGCCTTGAGTTCAATGTCCGGGAAATTCTCTCATTACGGAACGGTATGATAGCCGCGGTGGGGGTCATAATCCCATGGATCGGGGGGTACTGGATCTCTATTGTTTTCGGGTTCAGCACGGCAAGTGCGATCTTTATCGGGACTGCTCTGACCGCGACCAGTATCGCCATCACGGCAAACGTGCTCCGGGAGATGGGAAAACTCCAGACCGATGCCGCAAAAGCGATCATCGGTGCAGCGGTCATTGACGATGTCCTCAGCCTGCTCGCCCTTGCTATCAGCACGGATGTTGTGAGCGGGACCGTCACGGCCGGAGGGATTGCCATTGTCGCCATCAAAGCCGTTGCGTTCATCGTCATCGGGGGAGCGTTTGGTATTTTTGTTGTGAGCAAATATGTCAGCAGGCTCGATGCGACAGGGTTCTGCAAAAAATTCCCTGAATTCATCTTCATCTTTGCGATGATGGTGGCATTTCTCTATGCTATGTGTGCAGAAGCAGTCGGGCTCTCGGCCATTGTCGGAGCCTTCATTGCCGGAGTATCGTTTGAGAGCGTGCAGCTGGTCCATAGTAAGAATTTCAAGGAGGGGGCAGAATATCTCCAGATCATCTTTGCCTCCATCTTCTTTGTCTCGCTCGGGATTCTGGCGGATATCAAAGCGGTTACACCGGAAATCGCCCTGTTCCTCATCGTTCTCACGGTAGTTGCCATCGTCACCAAAGTTATCGGCTGCGGAATACCGGCCCGGCTCATGGGACTGTGCCGGAAGGACGCGCTCATTGTCGGGTTCGGCATGGCGCCCCGGGGGGAAGTGGCGATGATCGTGGCCCTTATCGGGCTTGAAGCGGGAATCATCAACCAGGGTGTCTATGTTGTGCTCGTGCTCATGAGCCTGCTGACAACGATCATCACCCCCATCGTGTACCGGAACTGGCTCTTCAGGTCCGGGGACTGCCGGTACGATGCCAAAGGCATGTGCATCGACGAAGGGAAATAA
- a CDS encoding iron ABC transporter substrate-binding protein produces MKKHSAITLALTAILAVLIVSAGCTAQSNPQNTGQIPAQSTIQTDHGKIAVVDMANRTVEVKKDPQRVIGVGAGALRMICYLQAADRVVGVDDREQKKYNVSGFGMPSGIDKPYDLANPGLAGKPFIGGKTGDPELIAAQNPDVVFFTFTTGKDAQTLQEKSGRPVVALTTGDLGKNKDTFYQSLGLMAAILGKEERARAVTTYIDATIADLNTRTKDIPAEKRPNVYVGGIAYNGAHGFLSTDPGYSPLLMVNGNNVAASAGTNGQMMIDKEKLLEWNPDIIFVDEASYALVTEDFKDPVYQSLTAVKTGRVYGVMPYNWYANNYDTVLADAYYIGKVLYPAQFADVDPAQKADEIYTMLDGKPVYSDMKTLFGGFVPFPTLVK; encoded by the coding sequence ATGAAAAAACATAGTGCAATAACCCTGGCATTAACGGCAATTCTCGCAGTCCTCATCGTTTCCGCGGGATGCACAGCACAGAGCAATCCCCAGAATACCGGGCAGATCCCGGCCCAAAGTACCATCCAGACAGACCACGGGAAGATTGCCGTTGTCGATATGGCAAACCGGACGGTTGAAGTGAAAAAAGATCCACAGAGGGTTATCGGTGTCGGGGCGGGTGCCCTGAGAATGATCTGCTATCTCCAGGCAGCCGACCGGGTTGTCGGGGTCGATGATCGGGAGCAGAAAAAGTACAATGTATCCGGGTTCGGCATGCCCTCCGGGATCGACAAGCCCTATGATCTCGCAAATCCGGGCCTTGCGGGAAAACCATTCATTGGAGGGAAGACCGGCGACCCGGAGCTGATCGCGGCACAGAATCCGGATGTCGTCTTCTTCACGTTCACAACCGGTAAGGACGCCCAGACATTGCAGGAAAAAAGCGGCCGGCCGGTTGTCGCGCTGACAACCGGGGATCTCGGGAAGAACAAGGATACATTCTACCAGTCGCTCGGGCTGATGGCAGCGATCCTGGGAAAGGAAGAGCGTGCAAGAGCGGTCACAACATATATTGATGCAACAATCGCCGACCTGAACACGAGGACAAAGGATATCCCCGCAGAAAAGCGCCCGAACGTGTATGTCGGGGGCATTGCCTACAATGGTGCGCACGGTTTCCTCTCGACCGACCCCGGCTACTCCCCGCTCCTGATGGTAAACGGCAACAATGTGGCTGCATCGGCAGGCACGAACGGCCAGATGATGATCGACAAGGAAAAACTCCTGGAATGGAACCCCGATATCATCTTTGTCGATGAAGCGAGCTATGCACTCGTCACCGAGGACTTCAAAGACCCGGTCTACCAGTCGCTGACGGCAGTAAAAACGGGGCGTGTGTACGGGGTGATGCCCTACAACTGGTACGCCAACAACTACGACACGGTACTTGCGGATGCGTATTACATAGGCAAGGTTCTCTACCCCGCGCAGTTTGCCGATGTGGATCCCGCACAAAAAGCCGATGAGATCTACACGATGCTTGACGGAAAACCGGTGTACAGCGATATGAAAACGCTCTTTGGCGGCTTTGTACCGTTCCCGACACTGGTGAAATGA
- a CDS encoding methyltransferase, with product MCDDTTEVFDLSAVPAAPTTNPLAFLDTALAGIQQYYAVTTALDLGLFDLLREPKTGKECAALLGCRADLLDLLCESLLSINLLEKEGVGFRTSETARTYLVRHSPFCQHHAIAFQRRLAGLWADLPLILKEGPVTYDRSEMFRDVIIPSMAESCRCGLLQDVTGKIAALPGFPAAKRLLDLGGGHGLYAIALCQKNPHLEATVFDLPPVLDATSSFIARYGADRVNVLPGDFFCDPIGSGYDIIFSSSNPGGKVPALIPKIASALNTGGLFINKQAVDSGDADPWFSLEWNLWTFAGVQKQAARYVFSNSVPLDEYNRLLTDCGFVIRTTIPIDAQSVMTVAEKVKS from the coding sequence ATGTGCGACGATACGACCGAGGTTTTTGATCTTTCTGCGGTTCCGGCGGCACCTACAACCAACCCCCTCGCATTTCTCGATACGGCACTTGCGGGAATACAGCAGTACTATGCGGTGACAACCGCACTGGATCTCGGGCTTTTCGACCTCCTCCGGGAGCCAAAGACCGGAAAGGAATGTGCCGCTCTCCTGGGTTGCAGGGCAGATCTTTTGGATCTTCTCTGCGAAAGCCTTCTTTCAATCAATCTTCTTGAAAAGGAGGGGGTGGGCTTCAGAACAAGTGAAACTGCCCGCACGTACCTTGTCAGGCACTCCCCGTTCTGCCAGCACCATGCAATTGCATTCCAGCGCCGTCTCGCCGGGCTCTGGGCGGATCTTCCCCTGATCCTGAAAGAGGGGCCGGTCACCTATGACCGTTCAGAGATGTTCCGTGACGTCATCATCCCATCGATGGCAGAGAGCTGCCGGTGCGGGCTCCTCCAGGACGTGACCGGGAAGATCGCTGCACTTCCCGGGTTTCCTGCAGCAAAGAGACTGCTTGATCTCGGCGGGGGACACGGGCTCTATGCAATTGCACTCTGCCAGAAAAACCCGCATCTCGAAGCAACGGTATTCGATCTGCCTCCCGTCCTTGATGCAACAAGCAGTTTCATCGCACGATACGGGGCTGACCGGGTCAATGTTCTTCCGGGAGATTTCTTCTGCGATCCTATCGGGAGCGGGTATGATATCATCTTCTCGTCCTCAAACCCCGGCGGAAAAGTTCCGGCGCTCATCCCGAAGATTGCTTCTGCACTGAACACCGGGGGACTGTTCATCAACAAACAGGCAGTTGACAGCGGAGATGCCGACCCGTGGTTCAGTCTCGAATGGAACCTCTGGACCTTTGCAGGTGTGCAGAAACAGGCGGCACGGTACGTATTTTCGAACAGCGTACCGCTGGATGAGTATAACCGGCTGCTGACAGATTGCGGGTTTGTCATCCGCACGACAATACCTATCGATGCACAATCGGTCATGACCGTTGCCGAGAAGGTGAAGTCATGA
- a CDS encoding iron ABC transporter permease, protein MHLDISTVKEPGAYSGYIQKKILFLGTCTAALVLLAFISVGVGSVMIPFPEVVQTLVYHSSGNADMIIWNIRLPRVLAAIACGIGLAAAGVVMQSVLRNPLSSPYTLGVSQAAAFGAAVAITMFGAGTLGRLISDAIVVSNPYLVTICAFLSSLGATLAILLVAKYRSTSPEVMILVGVALAALFTAGTTFLQYFSSAEQIAAIVFWTFGDVGRATWSDLAIIVAVITPCLVYFMIRRWDYNALDSGDETAKSLGVNAECVRTVSMLLASLIAAVVVSFLGIIGFIGLVSPHMVRRIIGDDQRYLLPGSCIAGGIILLGADTVARIIIAPAVLPAGVLTAFLGAPLFLWLLVRGNPS, encoded by the coding sequence ATGCATCTTGACATCAGCACGGTGAAGGAGCCCGGCGCGTACTCAGGCTACATCCAAAAAAAGATCCTATTCCTCGGCACATGTACAGCTGCCCTGGTCCTTCTCGCCTTCATTTCCGTCGGGGTGGGAAGTGTGATGATACCTTTTCCCGAGGTAGTCCAGACACTTGTATATCATTCCTCCGGGAACGCCGATATGATCATCTGGAACATCCGGCTTCCCCGGGTTCTTGCAGCCATAGCCTGCGGGATCGGGCTTGCAGCGGCAGGAGTTGTGATGCAGTCCGTCCTGCGCAACCCGCTCAGTTCCCCGTATACCCTGGGGGTCTCACAGGCAGCGGCATTCGGTGCGGCAGTTGCCATCACAATGTTCGGGGCCGGTACTCTCGGGCGCCTCATCTCGGATGCGATTGTGGTCAGCAACCCATACCTTGTCACAATCTGTGCATTCCTGTCATCCCTGGGGGCAACGCTGGCAATTCTTCTTGTGGCAAAATACCGTAGCACATCTCCCGAGGTGATGATCCTTGTCGGTGTTGCGCTTGCAGCCCTGTTCACGGCCGGGACAACATTCCTCCAGTACTTCTCCAGTGCTGAACAGATCGCTGCGATTGTCTTCTGGACGTTCGGGGATGTCGGCAGGGCAACCTGGAGCGATCTCGCAATCATCGTTGCCGTTATCACTCCCTGCCTGGTTTATTTCATGATCCGGCGCTGGGATTACAATGCCCTCGATAGTGGCGATGAGACGGCAAAGAGCCTTGGCGTCAATGCGGAATGCGTAAGGACGGTATCGATGCTCCTCGCCTCCCTGATTGCAGCAGTCGTGGTATCGTTCCTCGGTATCATCGGATTCATAGGTCTTGTCAGCCCGCACATGGTACGGCGGATCATCGGTGACGACCAGCGGTACCTCCTGCCGGGCTCCTGTATCGCAGGGGGAATCATCCTGCTCGGTGCCGATACCGTGGCACGCATCATCATTGCACCGGCAGTGCTCCCGGCAGGTGTGCTGACTGCATTTCTCGGTGCACCGCTCTTCCTCTGGCTGCTGGTACGGGGGAACCCGTCATGA
- a CDS encoding ABC transporter ATP-binding protein translates to MILSVQDLSFRYNSHPVLQDVRCEARPDEIVAILGPNGAGKTTLLRCMNAMLRPRTGTVMLGKQDLLQASRMEIARAIAHVPQHTEPPRVTAFDAILLGRRPWIGMDVGRDDILKVQAIIEQLDLSGLALRHVDAMSGGELQKIVIARALVQEPRVLLLDEPTSSLDLKNQHAIMQFIGKIVRTHHLTALMTMHDLNLALHYADRFVLLKGGTVFAAGAEDVITPELIEEVYGVPVAIRRWGGRNVVVPHADSDDSMELPGASRRTVISM, encoded by the coding sequence ATGATCCTGAGCGTGCAGGACCTCTCGTTCCGGTACAACAGCCATCCGGTTCTCCAGGATGTCCGCTGCGAGGCCCGCCCGGATGAGATCGTCGCAATCCTCGGACCGAACGGAGCGGGTAAGACCACCCTCCTGCGGTGCATGAATGCAATGCTCCGGCCCAGGACCGGTACGGTCATGCTCGGCAAGCAGGATCTGCTTCAGGCATCCCGGATGGAGATCGCCCGGGCGATTGCCCATGTCCCGCAGCACACCGAGCCTCCCCGGGTAACCGCTTTCGATGCGATCCTGCTCGGCCGCCGCCCGTGGATTGGAATGGATGTGGGCAGAGATGACATCTTAAAAGTCCAGGCAATTATCGAACAGCTCGATCTTTCCGGTCTTGCACTCCGGCACGTGGATGCCATGAGCGGCGGGGAACTCCAGAAGATCGTCATCGCCCGTGCGCTCGTGCAGGAGCCCCGCGTCCTGCTGCTCGATGAACCTACGAGCAGCCTGGACCTGAAAAACCAGCACGCGATCATGCAGTTCATAGGGAAAATTGTCCGTACCCATCATCTCACAGCCCTGATGACCATGCACGATCTCAATCTCGCATTGCACTATGCAGATCGTTTTGTCCTGCTGAAAGGAGGGACCGTCTTCGCTGCCGGGGCAGAGGACGTGATCACGCCGGAACTGATCGAAGAGGTGTACGGAGTACCGGTAGCAATCCGGCGCTGGGGCGGGAGGAATGTGGTTGTTCCGCACGCGGATTCGGATGACTCCATGGAGTTGCCAGGAGCTTCCAGAAGGACGGTGATAAGTATGTGA
- a CDS encoding FmdE family protein, with amino-acid sequence MTQLIKSYNEAVAFHGHACPGLALGYRAAEYAMDALRAGRSDDEELVCIVENDACGVDAIQLVAGCSVGKGNLILQDFGKHAYTFIDRKYNRAIRLSQRPEPVVQRIDPAVSALREKVMGKTATPDEHKEFHERQAEVIDTILKMPVEELFIIREVKPEIPVRAKIFASVPCAGCGEMIAEHRARVRDGKFVCIPCAGEYGRGW; translated from the coding sequence ATGACCCAGTTGATAAAATCCTATAATGAAGCCGTAGCATTCCACGGGCATGCCTGCCCGGGGCTTGCACTGGGCTACCGTGCCGCAGAGTATGCAATGGATGCCCTCAGGGCCGGCCGCTCCGATGACGAAGAACTTGTCTGTATTGTCGAGAACGATGCCTGCGGGGTCGATGCGATCCAGCTGGTGGCGGGTTGTTCGGTAGGTAAAGGGAACCTGATCCTGCAGGATTTCGGGAAACATGCCTACACGTTTATTGACCGGAAATACAACCGGGCTATCCGCCTTAGCCAGAGACCGGAACCGGTTGTACAGCGCATCGACCCGGCGGTATCAGCCCTGAGAGAGAAAGTGATGGGAAAGACGGCAACACCCGATGAGCACAAAGAGTTCCACGAACGGCAGGCCGAAGTCATCGACACGATCCTGAAGATGCCTGTTGAGGAGCTCTTCATTATCAGAGAAGTGAAGCCGGAGATTCCGGTCAGGGCAAAGATCTTCGCGTCCGTCCCGTGCGCAGGATGCGGCGAGATGATTGCCGAGCACCGGGCCCGGGTCCGGGACGGGAAGTTCGTCTGCATCCCCTGTGCCGGGGAATACGGCCGGGGATGGTAA
- a CDS encoding PAS domain S-box protein, producing the protein MAEEIRVLYVDDEPGLLELTKMFLEQSGEFHVETSISAKEALASSKIPVCEAIVSDYQMPGMDGISFLKTVRQQHGNLPFILFTGRGREDVVIDAINNGADFYLQKGGEPVAQFAELAHKLRQAIANRRAQDQLRTAYEQIAASEEELREQYDELVRSEQQIRESEIKYRTLVEVNRDIVYSFDPNGTIGYMSPQTGDAIGYRPDEMIGKIFTEFIHPDDAGTLVRSVQTNQNPEARIPSQQFRVRRKDGTYRWFEDKTIYTLDPRGCPIFTGTLRDITERKNAEDALFDSRQMLQTVLDTIPQRVFWKDVNLVFQGCNKPLANDVGYGDPAEMIGKTDYDHSSAAIAEHFREDDRMVMETGIPKINFEEPQIRPDGSTAWLRTSKVPLRSRDGATIGVLGTYEDITEAKRAQIALQESEAKYRDLTDSLPQIVFETDLDLRITYANRHALAVFGLSERDLAQGINVLSFIDPARHADVRDSMEKLIAGTPFEPKEYTGLKKDGSRFPVLIYSSPVYRNKILAGFRGIVLDISARKKMEDGLRESEERFRSFVENADDVIFSVTPGGIFTYVSPRITERLGYSPGELFGQSFEALVHPDDRDSRREFFHRDLLSGKTRSRVDCRIRHRNGSWQMHTLTASPVRDAQGTLVSVVGSIRPSD; encoded by the coding sequence ATGGCGGAAGAGATTCGAGTTCTCTATGTCGATGACGAACCCGGTCTCCTTGAACTGACCAAGATGTTCCTGGAGCAGTCCGGGGAGTTTCATGTTGAGACTTCGATCTCGGCAAAAGAGGCTCTTGCCTCCTCCAAGATACCTGTCTGTGAAGCTATTGTCTCCGATTACCAGATGCCTGGCATGGACGGGATCTCCTTTCTGAAAACGGTCCGGCAACAGCACGGCAACCTGCCCTTCATCCTTTTTACCGGCCGGGGCCGCGAGGATGTGGTGATCGATGCGATCAACAACGGGGCCGATTTTTATCTCCAGAAAGGCGGGGAGCCCGTTGCCCAGTTCGCCGAACTTGCGCACAAGCTCCGGCAGGCTATTGCCAACCGGCGGGCACAGGATCAGCTCAGGACTGCCTATGAACAGATTGCGGCTTCGGAAGAGGAGCTGCGCGAGCAGTACGATGAACTGGTCAGGAGCGAGCAGCAGATCCGGGAGAGCGAGATCAAGTACCGGACGCTTGTCGAGGTGAACCGGGATATCGTGTACTCGTTTGATCCCAATGGCACGATCGGCTATATGAGCCCGCAGACAGGCGACGCAATCGGGTACCGGCCTGACGAGATGATCGGAAAAATTTTTACTGAGTTCATCCATCCCGACGATGCAGGAACCCTTGTCCGGAGCGTCCAGACGAACCAGAACCCCGAAGCCCGGATCCCGTCCCAGCAGTTCCGGGTGCGCCGGAAAGACGGTACCTACCGGTGGTTCGAGGACAAGACCATCTATACTCTCGACCCCCGGGGCTGTCCGATCTTCACGGGGACGCTGAGGGATATTACTGAGCGGAAGAATGCGGAAGATGCGCTGTTCGATTCAAGGCAGATGCTCCAGACCGTTCTCGATACCATTCCCCAGCGGGTATTCTGGAAGGATGTAAACCTGGTCTTCCAGGGCTGCAACAAACCGCTGGCAAACGACGTGGGATACGGAGATCCCGCGGAGATGATAGGAAAGACGGATTACGATCATTCCTCTGCCGCGATTGCAGAGCACTTCCGAGAAGACGACCGCATGGTGATGGAGACGGGAATCCCGAAGATCAATTTCGAGGAGCCCCAGATACGCCCGGATGGCAGCACGGCATGGCTCCGCACCAGCAAGGTGCCCCTCAGAAGCCGGGACGGGGCGACCATCGGTGTCCTTGGCACCTATGAGGACATCACCGAGGCCAAGCGGGCGCAGATTGCGCTCCAGGAGAGCGAGGCAAAGTACCGGGATCTCACGGATTCCCTTCCCCAGATCGTGTTCGAAACCGATCTGGATCTCCGGATCACGTATGCGAACCGGCACGCCCTTGCGGTATTCGGTCTGTCTGAGCGCGATCTTGCGCAGGGAATCAACGTTCTCTCCTTCATCGATCCCGCCCGGCACGCAGATGTGCGGGACAGTATGGAGAAACTCATTGCCGGCACTCCGTTTGAGCCAAAGGAATATACCGGCCTGAAAAAAGACGGCAGCCGGTTCCCGGTTCTCATCTATTCGTCCCCGGTGTACCGGAACAAAATCCTTGCCGGGTTCCGGGGGATCGTTCTCGATATCTCTGCACGGAAGAAGATGGAGGACGGGCTCCGCGAGAGCGAGGAGAGGTTCCGCTCGTTTGTGGAGAATGCCGATGACGTCATCTTCTCGGTCACTCCCGGCGGTATTTTCACGTACGTCTCCCCCCGGATCACGGAACGTCTGGGCTATTCTCCCGGTGAACTCTTCGGGCAGTCGTTCGAGGCCCTGGTCCATCCCGACGATCGGGACTCCCGGCGGGAATTCTTTCACCGGGATCTCCTCTCGGGAAAAACAAGGAGCAGGGTTGACTGCCGGATACGCCATAGGAACGGCTCATGGCAGATGCACACCCTGACGGCGTCCCCGGTCCGGGATGCTCAGGGAACTCTTGTATCGGTTGTCGGTTCTATCCGGCCATCGGACTGA